In one Alnus glutinosa chromosome 12, dhAlnGlut1.1, whole genome shotgun sequence genomic region, the following are encoded:
- the LOC133883067 gene encoding GPI ethanolamine phosphate transferase 2 isoform X2, which produces MSSLTCTNLTLFTVAGIIIQTIGLSLFVYGFFPVKPALSGVSGPESFRAPTCNSVHNQSERDLPPDQLKALYEELSGIPPFDRLVLMVIDGLPAEFVLGKDHQPPSKALMEAMPYIQSLLANGAAIGYHAKAAPPTVTMPRLKAIVSGAIGGFLDVAFNFNTQALLDDNLLGQFLKFGWKMVMLGDETWLKLFPGLFIRHDGVSSFFVKDTVQVDQNVSRHLVDELSRDDWDLLVIVSDHGMTENGNHGGSSYEETDSLALFVGLRNHVSDYASHTLNTVSQVDITPTLALLFGVPIPKNNVGVLISGTFESFTDDQQLKALELNSWQLLRLLQAQLPGLSCENSPCDSFSDVQGSRKSKCNGNIEIMVCCLYRNAAVLHNSWKSKDVSRSYSREDYGSIVAAYYEFLKTASESLSRRVTDKPVNLLAFGVAAMLLSCLILLCLIFHICKEFYIREKQLFDSIYSMYTWNLAETFILGIMLILVISMGSSSMVEEEQYIWHFVTSTLDLLLLRKTMQSLPARRSQSSFRLYNGTKKIGFQMCSIFVLVISGRTLRGWHQGGVNWTYLPDISKWLEQAGSNYIKFIHLISGLLMISFCLFALSLIGSRRKLVLVVGFSFLVPGLLVLQHIMLYQENTLVSSSCSATLWVQIIFAILGIATIGTFMALPWLMPICVSKRYSGHDSYMSTSVPIEIQKKYPLLELKDTLFVTGWAYMFCWCLLQLLLQQPINSVPILLLLVQIFAIMIYSSYCGLHHKQWVEIAALYYLGMAGHFALGNSNTLATIDVAGAFIGMSSYSTLLSGILMFIITYASPILFLLSMVMYISVKDTSYLVIPQNADSGHLLKIMLAFPCLVPLGVNSILLTTYTIVLLLMRNHLFVWSVFSPKYLYVCATTVCVYIGVSSVAGTMIYSYLVLALRKRMQGSSSSIDPR; this is translated from the exons ATGTCTTCGCTAACGTGCACTAATCTAACACTATTCACCGTAGCTGGAATTATAATCCAAACCATCGGCCTCTCGCTCTTCGTTTATGGCTTCTTTCCGGTCAAACCAGCCCTCTCCGGCGTCAG CGGTCCCGAGAGCTTCCGTGCGCCGACGTGTAACTCCGTGCACAACCAGAGCGAGAGAGATCTGCCACCGGACCAGCTCAAAGCGCTATATGAG GAACTCTCAGGAATCCCTCCATTTGACCGGCTTGTTTTAATG GTTATTGATGGTCTTCCAGCAGAATTTGTGCTTGGCAAGGATCATCAGCCTCCATCCAAGGCTTTGATGGAAGCTATGCCGTACATTCAGTCATTGTTAGCAAATGGAGCAGCAATTGGGTACCATGCTAAGGCTGCGCCTCCAACTGTTACAATGCCTCGTTTGAAG GCTATTGTTTCTGGCGCAATTGGGGGATTCTTGGATGTGGCTTTCAATTTTAACACACAGGCTCTATTGGATGACAATCTTCTTG GCcagtttttaaagtttggttGGAAGATGGTAATGCTTGGTGATGAAACATGGCTTAAGTTGTTTCCTGGATTATTTATAAGGCATGATGGAGTTAGCAGTTTCTTC GTAAAAGATACTGTACAAGTAGATCAAAATGTTTCTCGACATTTGGTGGATGAACTAAGCAGAGATGATTGGGATCTTTTG GTGATAGTAAGTGACCATGGCATGACAGAAAATGGTAATCATGGGGGTTCTTCATATGAAGAAACTGACTCCTTGGCTCTTTTTGTTGGCCTAAGAAATCACGTCTCTGATTATGCATCCCACACTCTCAACACAGTTTCTCAG GTTGACATCACGCCAACATTAGCTCTTCTATTTGGTGTGCCAATTCCTAAAAACAATGTAGGTGTCCTTATCTCGGGGACTTTTGAGTCATTtacag ATGACCAACAGCTGAAAGCATTGGAGTTGAATTCCTGGCAGTTACTCAGATTACTACAAGCACAATTACCTGGTCTTTCATGTGAAAATTCCCCGTGTGACAGCTTCAGTGATGTTCAAGGGTCTAGAAAAAGTAAGTGCAATGGGAATATTGAGATCATGGTTTGTTGCTTATATAGGAATGCCGCAGTTCTTCACAATTCCTGGAAGTCTAAGGATGTCTCTAG GTCTTATAGTAGGGAAGACTACGGTAGCATAGTTGCAGCATATTATGAGTTTCTGAAAACTGCAAGTGAGTCGTTATCACGCAGAGTCACTGAC aaaCCTGTTAACCTACTTGCTTTTGGAGTTGCAGCAATGCTGCTCTCATGTCTGATATTGTTGTGCCTCATATTTCATATCTGCAAAGAATTTTACATTAGAGAGAAGCAACTTTTTGACTCAATCTATAGCATGTACACTTGGAATTTAGCCGAGACTTTTATTTTGGGTATAATGTTGATCCTTGTTATAAGTATGGGTTCAAGTTCCATGGTAGAGGAAGAGCAATATATTTGGCATTTTGTGACTTCCACATTGGATCTGTTGTTACTCCGTAAAACAATGCAGTCTCTTCCAGCAAGGAGATCACAAAGTTCATTTAGATTGTACAATGGAACTAAGAAAATTGGTTTTCAAATGTGTTCCATCTTTGTGCTTGTTATTTCCGGAAGAACTTTGAGAGGCTGGCATCAAGGAGGCGTGAATTGGACTTATCTTCCTGACATTTCTAAGTGGCTTGAGCAGGCTGGGAGCaattatataaaattcattCATCTAATCTCTGGCCTCCTGATGATCAGCTTCTGCTTGTTTGCTCTATCTTTAATAGGATCAAGGAGAAAACTTGTTCTGGTGGTTGGGTTTAGCTTTTTGGTGCCTGGCCTGTTGGTTTTGCAACATATCATGTTATATCAGGAGAACACACTCGTCTCATCAAGTTGTAGTGCTACCTTATGGGTGCAAATCATCTTTGCAATTCTGGGCATTGCCACAATTGGGACTTTCATGGCCTTGCCTTGGCTTATGCCTATTTGCGTATCTAAGAGATACTCAGGTCATGATAGCTACATGTCAACTTCTGTTCCTATTGAAATACAAAAAAAGTATCCGCTGCTGGAATTGAAAGATACTTTATTTGTGACTGGATGGGCATACATGTTCTGTTGGTGTCTTCTGCAGCTACTGCTCCAACAACCAATCAATTCAGTGCCTATATTATTGCTTCTTGTGCAAATCTTTGCAATCATGATTTATTCTTCTTATTGCGGTCTACATCATAAGCAATGGGTTGAG ATTGCTGCATTGTACTATTTGGGAATGGCAGGCCATTTTGCTCTAGGGAACAGCAATACTTTGGCTACAATTGATGTTGCTGGAGCCTTCATT GGCATGTCAAGTTACTCGACACTTCTTTCTGGCATTCTGATGTTCATCATCACCTATGCATCCCCCATCTTATTTCTTCTTAGCATGGTTATGTACATCTCAGTGAAGGACACAAGCTATCTGGTAATTCCTCAGAATGCAGATTCAGGACATCTTCTCAAGATTATGCTCGCATTTCCTTGTCTAGTTCCACTGGGCGTGAATTCCATTCTCTTGACTACATACACCATTGTATTGCTGTTGATGAGGAATCATCTATTTGTTTGGAGTGTCTTTTCTCCAAA GTACCTGTATGTCTGTGCGACAACTGTGTGCGTCTATATAGGTGTATCTTCTGTGGCCGGAACCATGATCTATTCATATTTGGTGCTGGCCCTCCGGAAAAGGATGCAGGGCTCCTCCTCTAGTATTGACCCAAGGTAG
- the LOC133883067 gene encoding GPI ethanolamine phosphate transferase 2 isoform X1, with protein sequence MSSLTCTNLTLFTVAGIIIQTIGLSLFVYGFFPVKPALSGVSGPESFRAPTCNSVHNQSERDLPPDQLKALYEELSGIPPFDRLVLMVIDGLPAEFVLGKDHQPPSKALMEAMPYIQSLLANGAAIGYHAKAAPPTVTMPRLKAIVSGAIGGFLDVAFNFNTQALLDDNLLGQFLKFGWKMVMLGDETWLKLFPGLFIRHDGVSSFFVKDTVQVDQNVSRHLVDELSRDDWDLLILHYLGLDHVGHIGGRNSILMAPKLLEMDEVVKMIHTSIIMNQENGQGQTLLVIVSDHGMTENGNHGGSSYEETDSLALFVGLRNHVSDYASHTLNTVSQVDITPTLALLFGVPIPKNNVGVLISGTFESFTDDQQLKALELNSWQLLRLLQAQLPGLSCENSPCDSFSDVQGSRKSKCNGNIEIMVCCLYRNAAVLHNSWKSKDVSRSYSREDYGSIVAAYYEFLKTASESLSRRVTDKPVNLLAFGVAAMLLSCLILLCLIFHICKEFYIREKQLFDSIYSMYTWNLAETFILGIMLILVISMGSSSMVEEEQYIWHFVTSTLDLLLLRKTMQSLPARRSQSSFRLYNGTKKIGFQMCSIFVLVISGRTLRGWHQGGVNWTYLPDISKWLEQAGSNYIKFIHLISGLLMISFCLFALSLIGSRRKLVLVVGFSFLVPGLLVLQHIMLYQENTLVSSSCSATLWVQIIFAILGIATIGTFMALPWLMPICVSKRYSGHDSYMSTSVPIEIQKKYPLLELKDTLFVTGWAYMFCWCLLQLLLQQPINSVPILLLLVQIFAIMIYSSYCGLHHKQWVEIAALYYLGMAGHFALGNSNTLATIDVAGAFIGMSSYSTLLSGILMFIITYASPILFLLSMVMYISVKDTSYLVIPQNADSGHLLKIMLAFPCLVPLGVNSILLTTYTIVLLLMRNHLFVWSVFSPKYLYVCATTVCVYIGVSSVAGTMIYSYLVLALRKRMQGSSSSIDPR encoded by the exons ATGTCTTCGCTAACGTGCACTAATCTAACACTATTCACCGTAGCTGGAATTATAATCCAAACCATCGGCCTCTCGCTCTTCGTTTATGGCTTCTTTCCGGTCAAACCAGCCCTCTCCGGCGTCAG CGGTCCCGAGAGCTTCCGTGCGCCGACGTGTAACTCCGTGCACAACCAGAGCGAGAGAGATCTGCCACCGGACCAGCTCAAAGCGCTATATGAG GAACTCTCAGGAATCCCTCCATTTGACCGGCTTGTTTTAATG GTTATTGATGGTCTTCCAGCAGAATTTGTGCTTGGCAAGGATCATCAGCCTCCATCCAAGGCTTTGATGGAAGCTATGCCGTACATTCAGTCATTGTTAGCAAATGGAGCAGCAATTGGGTACCATGCTAAGGCTGCGCCTCCAACTGTTACAATGCCTCGTTTGAAG GCTATTGTTTCTGGCGCAATTGGGGGATTCTTGGATGTGGCTTTCAATTTTAACACACAGGCTCTATTGGATGACAATCTTCTTG GCcagtttttaaagtttggttGGAAGATGGTAATGCTTGGTGATGAAACATGGCTTAAGTTGTTTCCTGGATTATTTATAAGGCATGATGGAGTTAGCAGTTTCTTC GTAAAAGATACTGTACAAGTAGATCAAAATGTTTCTCGACATTTGGTGGATGAACTAAGCAGAGATGATTGGGATCTTTTG ATTCTACATTATCTAGGCTTGGATCATGTTGGACATATTGGTGGGCGTAATAG CATCTTGATGGCCCCAAAACTTTTGGAGATGGATGAAGTGGTGAAGATGATTCATACAAGTATTATCATGAATCAAGAGAACGGCCAAGGACAGACACTTTTG GTGATAGTAAGTGACCATGGCATGACAGAAAATGGTAATCATGGGGGTTCTTCATATGAAGAAACTGACTCCTTGGCTCTTTTTGTTGGCCTAAGAAATCACGTCTCTGATTATGCATCCCACACTCTCAACACAGTTTCTCAG GTTGACATCACGCCAACATTAGCTCTTCTATTTGGTGTGCCAATTCCTAAAAACAATGTAGGTGTCCTTATCTCGGGGACTTTTGAGTCATTtacag ATGACCAACAGCTGAAAGCATTGGAGTTGAATTCCTGGCAGTTACTCAGATTACTACAAGCACAATTACCTGGTCTTTCATGTGAAAATTCCCCGTGTGACAGCTTCAGTGATGTTCAAGGGTCTAGAAAAAGTAAGTGCAATGGGAATATTGAGATCATGGTTTGTTGCTTATATAGGAATGCCGCAGTTCTTCACAATTCCTGGAAGTCTAAGGATGTCTCTAG GTCTTATAGTAGGGAAGACTACGGTAGCATAGTTGCAGCATATTATGAGTTTCTGAAAACTGCAAGTGAGTCGTTATCACGCAGAGTCACTGAC aaaCCTGTTAACCTACTTGCTTTTGGAGTTGCAGCAATGCTGCTCTCATGTCTGATATTGTTGTGCCTCATATTTCATATCTGCAAAGAATTTTACATTAGAGAGAAGCAACTTTTTGACTCAATCTATAGCATGTACACTTGGAATTTAGCCGAGACTTTTATTTTGGGTATAATGTTGATCCTTGTTATAAGTATGGGTTCAAGTTCCATGGTAGAGGAAGAGCAATATATTTGGCATTTTGTGACTTCCACATTGGATCTGTTGTTACTCCGTAAAACAATGCAGTCTCTTCCAGCAAGGAGATCACAAAGTTCATTTAGATTGTACAATGGAACTAAGAAAATTGGTTTTCAAATGTGTTCCATCTTTGTGCTTGTTATTTCCGGAAGAACTTTGAGAGGCTGGCATCAAGGAGGCGTGAATTGGACTTATCTTCCTGACATTTCTAAGTGGCTTGAGCAGGCTGGGAGCaattatataaaattcattCATCTAATCTCTGGCCTCCTGATGATCAGCTTCTGCTTGTTTGCTCTATCTTTAATAGGATCAAGGAGAAAACTTGTTCTGGTGGTTGGGTTTAGCTTTTTGGTGCCTGGCCTGTTGGTTTTGCAACATATCATGTTATATCAGGAGAACACACTCGTCTCATCAAGTTGTAGTGCTACCTTATGGGTGCAAATCATCTTTGCAATTCTGGGCATTGCCACAATTGGGACTTTCATGGCCTTGCCTTGGCTTATGCCTATTTGCGTATCTAAGAGATACTCAGGTCATGATAGCTACATGTCAACTTCTGTTCCTATTGAAATACAAAAAAAGTATCCGCTGCTGGAATTGAAAGATACTTTATTTGTGACTGGATGGGCATACATGTTCTGTTGGTGTCTTCTGCAGCTACTGCTCCAACAACCAATCAATTCAGTGCCTATATTATTGCTTCTTGTGCAAATCTTTGCAATCATGATTTATTCTTCTTATTGCGGTCTACATCATAAGCAATGGGTTGAG ATTGCTGCATTGTACTATTTGGGAATGGCAGGCCATTTTGCTCTAGGGAACAGCAATACTTTGGCTACAATTGATGTTGCTGGAGCCTTCATT GGCATGTCAAGTTACTCGACACTTCTTTCTGGCATTCTGATGTTCATCATCACCTATGCATCCCCCATCTTATTTCTTCTTAGCATGGTTATGTACATCTCAGTGAAGGACACAAGCTATCTGGTAATTCCTCAGAATGCAGATTCAGGACATCTTCTCAAGATTATGCTCGCATTTCCTTGTCTAGTTCCACTGGGCGTGAATTCCATTCTCTTGACTACATACACCATTGTATTGCTGTTGATGAGGAATCATCTATTTGTTTGGAGTGTCTTTTCTCCAAA GTACCTGTATGTCTGTGCGACAACTGTGTGCGTCTATATAGGTGTATCTTCTGTGGCCGGAACCATGATCTATTCATATTTGGTGCTGGCCCTCCGGAAAAGGATGCAGGGCTCCTCCTCTAGTATTGACCCAAGGTAG
- the LOC133883067 gene encoding GPI ethanolamine phosphate transferase 2 isoform X3, producing the protein MEAMPYIQSLLANGAAIGYHAKAAPPTVTMPRLKAIVSGAIGGFLDVAFNFNTQALLDDNLLGQFLKFGWKMVMLGDETWLKLFPGLFIRHDGVSSFFVKDTVQVDQNVSRHLVDELSRDDWDLLILHYLGLDHVGHIGGRNSILMAPKLLEMDEVVKMIHTSIIMNQENGQGQTLLVIVSDHGMTENGNHGGSSYEETDSLALFVGLRNHVSDYASHTLNTVSQVDITPTLALLFGVPIPKNNVGVLISGTFESFTDDQQLKALELNSWQLLRLLQAQLPGLSCENSPCDSFSDVQGSRKSKCNGNIEIMVCCLYRNAAVLHNSWKSKDVSRSYSREDYGSIVAAYYEFLKTASESLSRRVTDKPVNLLAFGVAAMLLSCLILLCLIFHICKEFYIREKQLFDSIYSMYTWNLAETFILGIMLILVISMGSSSMVEEEQYIWHFVTSTLDLLLLRKTMQSLPARRSQSSFRLYNGTKKIGFQMCSIFVLVISGRTLRGWHQGGVNWTYLPDISKWLEQAGSNYIKFIHLISGLLMISFCLFALSLIGSRRKLVLVVGFSFLVPGLLVLQHIMLYQENTLVSSSCSATLWVQIIFAILGIATIGTFMALPWLMPICVSKRYSGHDSYMSTSVPIEIQKKYPLLELKDTLFVTGWAYMFCWCLLQLLLQQPINSVPILLLLVQIFAIMIYSSYCGLHHKQWVEIAALYYLGMAGHFALGNSNTLATIDVAGAFIGMSSYSTLLSGILMFIITYASPILFLLSMVMYISVKDTSYLVIPQNADSGHLLKIMLAFPCLVPLGVNSILLTTYTIVLLLMRNHLFVWSVFSPKYLYVCATTVCVYIGVSSVAGTMIYSYLVLALRKRMQGSSSSIDPR; encoded by the exons ATGGAAGCTATGCCGTACATTCAGTCATTGTTAGCAAATGGAGCAGCAATTGGGTACCATGCTAAGGCTGCGCCTCCAACTGTTACAATGCCTCGTTTGAAG GCTATTGTTTCTGGCGCAATTGGGGGATTCTTGGATGTGGCTTTCAATTTTAACACACAGGCTCTATTGGATGACAATCTTCTTG GCcagtttttaaagtttggttGGAAGATGGTAATGCTTGGTGATGAAACATGGCTTAAGTTGTTTCCTGGATTATTTATAAGGCATGATGGAGTTAGCAGTTTCTTC GTAAAAGATACTGTACAAGTAGATCAAAATGTTTCTCGACATTTGGTGGATGAACTAAGCAGAGATGATTGGGATCTTTTG ATTCTACATTATCTAGGCTTGGATCATGTTGGACATATTGGTGGGCGTAATAG CATCTTGATGGCCCCAAAACTTTTGGAGATGGATGAAGTGGTGAAGATGATTCATACAAGTATTATCATGAATCAAGAGAACGGCCAAGGACAGACACTTTTG GTGATAGTAAGTGACCATGGCATGACAGAAAATGGTAATCATGGGGGTTCTTCATATGAAGAAACTGACTCCTTGGCTCTTTTTGTTGGCCTAAGAAATCACGTCTCTGATTATGCATCCCACACTCTCAACACAGTTTCTCAG GTTGACATCACGCCAACATTAGCTCTTCTATTTGGTGTGCCAATTCCTAAAAACAATGTAGGTGTCCTTATCTCGGGGACTTTTGAGTCATTtacag ATGACCAACAGCTGAAAGCATTGGAGTTGAATTCCTGGCAGTTACTCAGATTACTACAAGCACAATTACCTGGTCTTTCATGTGAAAATTCCCCGTGTGACAGCTTCAGTGATGTTCAAGGGTCTAGAAAAAGTAAGTGCAATGGGAATATTGAGATCATGGTTTGTTGCTTATATAGGAATGCCGCAGTTCTTCACAATTCCTGGAAGTCTAAGGATGTCTCTAG GTCTTATAGTAGGGAAGACTACGGTAGCATAGTTGCAGCATATTATGAGTTTCTGAAAACTGCAAGTGAGTCGTTATCACGCAGAGTCACTGAC aaaCCTGTTAACCTACTTGCTTTTGGAGTTGCAGCAATGCTGCTCTCATGTCTGATATTGTTGTGCCTCATATTTCATATCTGCAAAGAATTTTACATTAGAGAGAAGCAACTTTTTGACTCAATCTATAGCATGTACACTTGGAATTTAGCCGAGACTTTTATTTTGGGTATAATGTTGATCCTTGTTATAAGTATGGGTTCAAGTTCCATGGTAGAGGAAGAGCAATATATTTGGCATTTTGTGACTTCCACATTGGATCTGTTGTTACTCCGTAAAACAATGCAGTCTCTTCCAGCAAGGAGATCACAAAGTTCATTTAGATTGTACAATGGAACTAAGAAAATTGGTTTTCAAATGTGTTCCATCTTTGTGCTTGTTATTTCCGGAAGAACTTTGAGAGGCTGGCATCAAGGAGGCGTGAATTGGACTTATCTTCCTGACATTTCTAAGTGGCTTGAGCAGGCTGGGAGCaattatataaaattcattCATCTAATCTCTGGCCTCCTGATGATCAGCTTCTGCTTGTTTGCTCTATCTTTAATAGGATCAAGGAGAAAACTTGTTCTGGTGGTTGGGTTTAGCTTTTTGGTGCCTGGCCTGTTGGTTTTGCAACATATCATGTTATATCAGGAGAACACACTCGTCTCATCAAGTTGTAGTGCTACCTTATGGGTGCAAATCATCTTTGCAATTCTGGGCATTGCCACAATTGGGACTTTCATGGCCTTGCCTTGGCTTATGCCTATTTGCGTATCTAAGAGATACTCAGGTCATGATAGCTACATGTCAACTTCTGTTCCTATTGAAATACAAAAAAAGTATCCGCTGCTGGAATTGAAAGATACTTTATTTGTGACTGGATGGGCATACATGTTCTGTTGGTGTCTTCTGCAGCTACTGCTCCAACAACCAATCAATTCAGTGCCTATATTATTGCTTCTTGTGCAAATCTTTGCAATCATGATTTATTCTTCTTATTGCGGTCTACATCATAAGCAATGGGTTGAG ATTGCTGCATTGTACTATTTGGGAATGGCAGGCCATTTTGCTCTAGGGAACAGCAATACTTTGGCTACAATTGATGTTGCTGGAGCCTTCATT GGCATGTCAAGTTACTCGACACTTCTTTCTGGCATTCTGATGTTCATCATCACCTATGCATCCCCCATCTTATTTCTTCTTAGCATGGTTATGTACATCTCAGTGAAGGACACAAGCTATCTGGTAATTCCTCAGAATGCAGATTCAGGACATCTTCTCAAGATTATGCTCGCATTTCCTTGTCTAGTTCCACTGGGCGTGAATTCCATTCTCTTGACTACATACACCATTGTATTGCTGTTGATGAGGAATCATCTATTTGTTTGGAGTGTCTTTTCTCCAAA GTACCTGTATGTCTGTGCGACAACTGTGTGCGTCTATATAGGTGTATCTTCTGTGGCCGGAACCATGATCTATTCATATTTGGTGCTGGCCCTCCGGAAAAGGATGCAGGGCTCCTCCTCTAGTATTGACCCAAGGTAG
- the LOC133852753 gene encoding probable methyltransferase TCM_000336 isoform X2: MQMDVEKVFHMTGGIGVTSYAKNSSLQKASDMVKHITTGTIQELFLTTTPKSIGIADLGCSSGANSLTIIKDIVDAVERSSRNILHPPPELRVYLNDLPTNDFNSIFKALPEFYRELKKEKNGGCPSIFIGGYAGSFYGRLLPNNCLHFVYSSYSLHWLSRVPPALYDEQGRPINEGHVYISQSSPPQVSQAYYKQFQQDFTVFLRSRSEELVVGGRMVLILLGRRAQDHVDRGNFFFWELLSRSFSKLVSEGEVEKEKLDSYDVHFYAPSKNEIEDEVGKEGSFGLDRLEMFEIERDEKDGENYGKAVARTVRAIQESMISHHFGEGILDSLFDNYGRMVDEEMAKEEIKPLTFAIVLRKL; encoded by the exons ATGCAAATGGATGTGGAGAAAGTCTTCCACATGACTGGAGGAATTGGTGTCACTAGCTATGCCAAAAATTCCTCACTCCag AAGGCGTCTGATATGGTGAAGCACATAACCACAGGAACAATACAAGAACTTTTTCTGACAACTACCCCGAAGAGCATAGGCATAGCTGATTTGGGTTGCTCTTCTGGAGCCAATTCCTTAACCATCATCAAAGATATCGTTGATGCTGTCGAAAGGAGCAGCCGCAACATCTTGCATCCACCGCCGGAGTTACGAGTGTACCTTAACGATCTTCCAACAAATGACTTCAACTCCATCTTTAAGGCCTTGCCGGAGTTCTACAGGGAgcttaaaaaagagaaaaatggtggGTGTCCCTCTATTTTCATTGGAGGTTATGCTGGCTCTTTTTATGGAAGACTTCTCCCCAACAATTGCTTGCACTTTGTCTATTCATCCTACAGTTTGCACTGGCTCTCCAGG GTTCCTCCAGCTCTCTACGATGAGCAGGGCAGGCCAATAAACGAAGGCCACGTTTACATCTCTCAATCCAGCCCTCCGCAGGTTTCCCAGGCGTACTATAAGCAATTCCAGCAGGACTTCACGGTGTTCCTTCGCTCACGGTCTGAGGAGCTTGTTGTTGGCGGACGAATGGTGCTCATCTTGCTGGGTAGGAGAGCTCAAGATCATGTCGACAGAGGCAACTTTTTCTTCTGGGAACTTCTTTCTCGCTCCTTTTCCAAATTGGTTTCAGag GGAGAAGTTGAGAAAGAGaagcttgattcttatgatgtgCATTTCTATGCACCATCAAAGAATGAAATAGAAGATGAAGTGGGGAAGGAAGGTTCTTTTGGGTTAGACCGGCTGGAGATGTTTGAAATAGAGAGGGATGAAAAGGATGGTGAGAACTATGGAAAGGCAGTTGCCAGGACGGTTAGGGCCATCCAAGAATCAATGATTTCCCACCATTTCGGAGAAGGGATTTTGGACAGCTTGTTTGACAACTACGGAAGGATGGTGGATGAAGAAATGGCTAAAGAAGAAATCAAGCCCCTGACTTTTGCTATTGTTCTTAGAAAATTATGA
- the LOC133852753 gene encoding probable methyltransferase TCM_000336 isoform X1, producing MQMDVEKVFHMTGGIGVTSYAKNSSLQKKASDMVKHITTGTIQELFLTTTPKSIGIADLGCSSGANSLTIIKDIVDAVERSSRNILHPPPELRVYLNDLPTNDFNSIFKALPEFYRELKKEKNGGCPSIFIGGYAGSFYGRLLPNNCLHFVYSSYSLHWLSRVPPALYDEQGRPINEGHVYISQSSPPQVSQAYYKQFQQDFTVFLRSRSEELVVGGRMVLILLGRRAQDHVDRGNFFFWELLSRSFSKLVSEGEVEKEKLDSYDVHFYAPSKNEIEDEVGKEGSFGLDRLEMFEIERDEKDGENYGKAVARTVRAIQESMISHHFGEGILDSLFDNYGRMVDEEMAKEEIKPLTFAIVLRKL from the exons ATGCAAATGGATGTGGAGAAAGTCTTCCACATGACTGGAGGAATTGGTGTCACTAGCTATGCCAAAAATTCCTCACTCCag AAGAAGGCGTCTGATATGGTGAAGCACATAACCACAGGAACAATACAAGAACTTTTTCTGACAACTACCCCGAAGAGCATAGGCATAGCTGATTTGGGTTGCTCTTCTGGAGCCAATTCCTTAACCATCATCAAAGATATCGTTGATGCTGTCGAAAGGAGCAGCCGCAACATCTTGCATCCACCGCCGGAGTTACGAGTGTACCTTAACGATCTTCCAACAAATGACTTCAACTCCATCTTTAAGGCCTTGCCGGAGTTCTACAGGGAgcttaaaaaagagaaaaatggtggGTGTCCCTCTATTTTCATTGGAGGTTATGCTGGCTCTTTTTATGGAAGACTTCTCCCCAACAATTGCTTGCACTTTGTCTATTCATCCTACAGTTTGCACTGGCTCTCCAGG GTTCCTCCAGCTCTCTACGATGAGCAGGGCAGGCCAATAAACGAAGGCCACGTTTACATCTCTCAATCCAGCCCTCCGCAGGTTTCCCAGGCGTACTATAAGCAATTCCAGCAGGACTTCACGGTGTTCCTTCGCTCACGGTCTGAGGAGCTTGTTGTTGGCGGACGAATGGTGCTCATCTTGCTGGGTAGGAGAGCTCAAGATCATGTCGACAGAGGCAACTTTTTCTTCTGGGAACTTCTTTCTCGCTCCTTTTCCAAATTGGTTTCAGag GGAGAAGTTGAGAAAGAGaagcttgattcttatgatgtgCATTTCTATGCACCATCAAAGAATGAAATAGAAGATGAAGTGGGGAAGGAAGGTTCTTTTGGGTTAGACCGGCTGGAGATGTTTGAAATAGAGAGGGATGAAAAGGATGGTGAGAACTATGGAAAGGCAGTTGCCAGGACGGTTAGGGCCATCCAAGAATCAATGATTTCCCACCATTTCGGAGAAGGGATTTTGGACAGCTTGTTTGACAACTACGGAAGGATGGTGGATGAAGAAATGGCTAAAGAAGAAATCAAGCCCCTGACTTTTGCTATTGTTCTTAGAAAATTATGA